The following coding sequences are from one Heterodontus francisci isolate sHetFra1 chromosome 38, sHetFra1.hap1, whole genome shotgun sequence window:
- the LOC137352542 gene encoding interferon-stimulated gene 20 kDa protein-like, giving the protein MVDPSEYVAIDCEMVGLGPTGFESALARCSIVDYNGKVIYDKYIKPTGTITDFRTPVSGIRPLDMDTAWPYPIAREEVLKIIQGKIIVGHDPRTDFMVLNINILDYAIRDTSSCKLLITKAKLKTDRRASLKALCQNLLGKRIQDSYRGHSSIEDARAAMELFRLVDKMWEKHLSEGRRMEIVNRFENQNRY; this is encoded by the exons ATGGTAGATCCTTCAGAGTATGTTGCCATTGATTGCGAAATGGTGGGACTTGGCCCCACTGGCTTTGAAAGTGCACTGGCACGCTGCAGCATCGTGGATTACAATGGGAAAGTGATCTATGACAAATATATTAAACCAACCGGGACGATAACTGATTTCAGGACCCCTGTGAGTGGAATTCGTCCATTAGATATGGATACTGCTTGGCCTTATCCTATCGCCAGGGAAGAG GTTTTGAAGATTATACAAGGGAAAATTATTGTGGGCCACGATCCTAGAACAGACTTCATGGTCCTGAACATTAACATCTTGGATTATGCCATACGGGACACATCATCATGCAAGTTGCTGATCACAAAGGCAAAACTGAAAACCGACAGACGTGCCTCATTAAAAGCCCTCTGCCAGAACTTGCTGGGGAAAAGGATACAG GACAGCTACAGAGGACACTCTTCCATTGAAGATGCAAGAGCGGCCATGGAACTTTTTAGACTCGTGGACAAAATGTGGGAAAAGCATCTCAGCGAGGGACGCAGAATGGAGATAGTAAACCGATTTGAAAATCAAAACAGATATTAG